A stretch of DNA from Candidatus Bathyarchaeia archaeon:
TTTCTGGAATTTATCAGGGATAAGTCTAAAGAGAAAGGGTTAGACAACATTGAAACAATCCTTGCTACAGAAGATGCGCTACCTCTACCTAGAAGGAGTATAGATTTAGTTTTTATGCGAAATGTGACTCATCATCTGCCAAATCGTGTAGACTATTTTAGAAAATTGAGAGACGTGCTGAAACCAGAAGGAAGGATTGCAATCATAGAGTATAAACATAGCGGCGGATTCAGTTTCCATAAGAATGTTTGGGCATTTTGTCCCGAAAGAAGTCATAATGGCAGAGATGCATAAGGCCGGATACCAATTGAAAGAGGACTTCGACTTTTTACCAGAACAGTCGTTTACCATATTCTCCGTACACAGTGAAGATAGGCGCGAAAGTGTGGGGGAATAGAATAATATACAAGTTCAAATTACACGCGTTTATCTATACTCATTTTTGGCAAGAATCTACCCTAAAGTTTGCTCATAATAGAATGGGATAGCACAGCTCTTGGTGATTTAATTAATTAGGACCTTATTTTAATAGGAAAAATTATGGGGTTATCTAGATGGGTCAATGACAATCTTTTGGTTTTGGTAATTATTTTCGCTATTATCGGTGTATTGTTTCCTCAGTTTTCTTTCCTTTCGAACTACGTAGGCCTCATTCTATTTGTGATGATCTTAGGCCTCGGTTTAACGATCACCCTCCAAGATTTTGTAAAAGTAGTGAATACCCCACAGAAAATATTGGCTGTCTTAATAGTTCAGTATTCAGCGATTCCGATTATAGCGTTTTCACTGACATATTTGGCAAGGGATCGTAGCACTGCAATGGGCATTTTGATTATCGGTAGTGCTCCCTCTGAGATAACGTCTGCTTTGATGGTTTATCTCGCAGGCGGCAACCTTGCTCTAGCTACAGCCATAATGGGAAGCTCAATCTTGGTAGCACCCTTCATTATGCCACTATTGCTTTCATTACTTGCCGGGGAGTCGGTGGTCATAGACACAGGTGGGATGCTGAAAGAATTACTGCTAATTGTGGCATTACCTGTCATCATAGGCTCCCTACTCAGAACAAAGTTCCAAGATTTGAAGAAGCATGAAGAACAGTTTTACTCTCTATCCTCGGTGATGGTGATCTTGTTGATATTCACTGTGGCATCGGGTAACGCTGAGGTCATCCTAAACATGAGCATAATTTGGTTGGCTGTGTTGTTGCTGGTTCTGAATCTCAGTGGTTATCTAATCGGCTTTATCACCGGAAAACTGGTGATGCCTAATGGAGAACTCAAAACTTACATGTTTACTATCGGCATGAAAGAGTTCGGCGTCGGAGCAGCTGTGGCTCTACAATTCTTCGATCCTGAAGTGGCATTGCCTTCTACTGTCTATGGAATAATTATGCTTATCACCGCACCGATCTTAGTGAGAATTATCAAAAGATAGAATCTTGGACACAAGTCCTTTTGCAAAAATAACCTTAAAATAAAAACTTAAACTGGAAAATAGGCTTGGTGCGGGGGGAGGGATTTGAACCCTCGAACCCCTACGGGACAGGATTCTGAGTCCTGCGCCTTTGACCATGCTTGGCGACCCCCGCTGCCAGTCTCAGCCAATGAATTTAGTAGATATTGAATCTTTCGTCGCCGATCTATTTTTCTACTTCTCGTGCAGGCGTGGGGTGCTTTGAGGGCTGTGTCTACTGAATTTTTATCTTTTGGGGGATCTATTTAGAGTTAGGTTCGTAGTCATTGTAAGGGTGCTTCGACAATATGAGACTTCTTGTCACGGGTGGTATGGGTTTCATAGGCAGCAACTTCATAAGGTACATTCTCACCCAGCGTAGAGATGTGGAGGTTGTGAATCTCGACTGCCTATCCATGGGGTCAAATCGAGCCAACCTTGCTGATCTCGCCGAGTGTGAAAGGTACAAGTTCATCCGAGGAGACATAACCGATAGTCGCCTCCTCGGCGAGATATTGAGTGGGGTCGACGTAGTGGTCAATATCGCAGCGGAAACTCATGTCGATAGAAGCATAGCCGATCCAGTCCCCTTTTTCCGGAGTAACTGCCTAGGCGTCTTCACTTTGTTGGAGGCAGCTAGAAGGCTTCATGTCAAGGTCCTACAGGTCTCCACCGATGAGGTCTACGGAGATATAGTGGAGGGTTCCTTCAGGGAAGAAGACAGACTTAGACCCTCCTCCCCCTACTCCGCTACAAAGGCTTGTGGAGATATGTTAGCGTTAGCCTACCATCGAACCTACGGCCTCGACTTGACAGTGGTGCGATGTACCAACAATTACGGCCCCTACCAATTCCCAGAGAAACTAATCCCTAAAACTATTATTAGAGCGTCCAAAGGCCTCACTATACCGGTCTACGGAACTGGCCAAAATGTTAGAGACTGGATCTACGTAATCGACTTCTGTGATGCTCTTGAGAAGCTTCTAGATTGTGGTAAGCCTGGCGAGGTATACAATGTATCCTCTGGAGTGGAACTTCAAAACATTGAGGTTGTTAAAGCCATTCTCAAAGTTATGGGGATGCCAGAAGGGCTTATAACCTTTGTGGAAGATAGGCCTGGGCACGATGTGCGATACAGTCTAGACTCTTCGAAGATAAGGAGAGAGCTAGGCTGGGAGCCAAAACATAGATTTGAAGAGGCACTGGAGGCGACCGTCAGGTGGTACTCTGCTAATAAGCAGTGGTGGGACCCCCTCGTCAACGACGAAGTCCTCGGCATCACGCCTTGGAAGCACGAACACTAAGCGCTAACCGGTTCTAGAAAGGAGATCCCCCATTCTCTATCTAAGATTAACCATCGTCTCTTTTTCTGCCTGATTCTAAGGCTTCGCGCAAAACCTCGTATATCTCTTTGAATATTTCTTCAAGGCTTCTTTTTACCCTCCATCCAGGGTAATGTGACTTGGCTTTGTTTATATTTGAGATCCACCAGATGTGATCTCCCTCTCTCTCGGCTTCCATTCTTGAATTTATTTTTCTACCCGTAATCTTCTCTATGAGGTCGAACGACTCCAGAAGAGAGATTGAGTTGTCTCTGCTCCCACCCACATTATATACTTCCCCCCTACGTGGATTTTTAACGAACTCGTAAAAAAGTTCAGCCAAGTCGCGAGCGTGGATAACGTCCCTGACCTGATATCCACCATAACCATAAATAGTTAATACCTCACCTGTCAGTGCCTTCCTAATGAAGTAAGGCTCCCAATTATGCATCTCTACAGCCTTCGCAGCCCCGCCAGTGATGCAGCCCATCCTGAATACGCCTGTCTTCAGACCGTAAAGCAGAGCATATTCTTGAGTGTACAAATCCCCAGCAACTTTTGACACGCCGAACGGCGTGTGCATACACCTGTCTATTCGCAGTGTCTCATTAAATCCGTCTCTGAGGGTTGGGTCGATTGGCTCAAACCGTTTGCCGACTTTCTTATAGCAGAAGTAATTTGGAGTGTCACCATATACCTTGTTCGTTGAACAGAAAATGAAGACTGCGTCCTTATTATGTTTCCGAATGTTTTCAAGTAGAAACAAAGTTCCCCAAGCGTTAATTTGAAAGTCTTCCAGCGGAATCTCGATCGACTTGGGGTGTGAGGGTTGCGCCGCAGTATGAATGATCGCGTCAGCTTTCCGAATCAACGGAATTATCTTTTCATCTCTTAGATCCATCTCGTGGTGTTCAATGTTATATTCTTTCAACAAGTTGGCTATGGTATCACGGGTATTCGCTTCACCACCGAAGATTTTACCCCTCATATAATTATCAACACTGATTACCTCATACCCGGCTTCAGAAAATACCCTGCAACATTCAGATCCGACTAAACCAGCCCCACCCGTCACTAGCACTTTTTCAGGCATTAAACCCCCCCCCAAGGCATGGAGTTAGGCTTTCTTGGTAGTGCCCCCTTAACTTCAACTAAACCTCACCATTTTCCTTTTTAGTGAATCTTCCTTTGGCAACTACCACATAACTTCATATAAACCATAGATGTTTGAATTTATATTTTGTTCAGTATTTCAATGTCGAGGTGGTGGAATGGTTTTTTATCTCTAAATATGGTGAGAGATTCGATAAATGTAGACGCGTTGAGTTCGATGATGAGAAAAACTTTAGGGAGCTGTTTTTGAGGCTTATCGAAGAGGATTCAAGTCTATTACGGAAAAACTAGAACATTAATGCAGTTAAAACTGTCTATCTCAGTTTTAGAGTAGGGGACTCCCACACAAATTCGCCAGCATTTAATACTCTATTTAGCTCAACCCTCATTGTAAGGCTCTATTTTCGAGTAAAAAATTAAAATTATGCAAATACAATATGCAACTAAACAATGCCACATCATGACACGATAATTCACTAGGTCATCTCATATAATTCTTTGATAAAGCAGCCAAGTGAACCTTTTTTTAAAAAAAGTTACGAGATGAAGAAGGGAGTGTTCAGCTCGAAGAAGATGAGATGAAGATAAAGGATGTATAAACGCCACAGGGTTGACAGGGTCAAGAAACTAGGTCGGCCTATTTTTACATTCTCGTCTATCTAACGGTTACATTGCTAGTGCTCTGGGATCTCCTACTGCCTGGATACGTTCTAACTTTGGATATGGTCTTCGGGCCAAATATAAGAATATGGGATTACATTTACGGTTTAGAGCCAAGTTTCAACTCCTTCATCGCCTATAAATTATTCCTAAAGTTGTGTAGTTTCATACTTCCCGTTTGGGTTATCGAGAAGGCTTTGATGGTTCTCGCATTCTTCCTATCCGGCGTCTCGTCTCATAGGCTCTGCCCAACCGAGAGTGTAGCTGGCAAGTTCTTTGCTGGATTCCTCTATATGCTCAATCCATTCCTCTATGTCAGGTTTATGGCAGGACATCTGGATCTAATACTGGCTTACGCTCTTATGCCCTTTGTCGTTAAAGGAATTATCCGTCTTCTTGATTCACATAGGCTCAGAAGCACAGTGGAACTGACATTTCTGCTCACACTCGTTGGCGTTTTATCACTACATACTCTCTTACTGGCATTGTTCGCATTAGCCGTCCTTCTCCTTGTAAAGTTGGTTTCAGGCTTTAGAGAGATTTCCATCCTGAGAAATCTATGCGTACTCTCGATCTCCTTCGCTCTCTTGAACATTTACTGGATTGCACCAAGTTTTACAAGGTTACAGGAGGTGGCCCCTCAAATCAGTTACGCCGACCTTCAGGTGTTCACAGCCCGCAACTGGGGTACAGAGTTTAACATCCTCTTCAGCCTCGCCTCGATGCACGGCTTCTGGAGGGGAGGCTACAATTACATCTTCAACATATTGCCTTTAAGATTGTTTTCATAATCCTTTCGTGGGTCTCAGTAAACGTGCCATCATTTGGAATGAGCGTTAAAGAATATCTCTTAGAGAGGTTGAGGTATATCTCCCTTGATTTCCTTGCTTCCATCAAAGTTAGAGTGTCGTACTTTCTTCTTGAAATTGAAAGCTCCTCTGCGACATCTAGAACAAAAGTTAAGTCTGGTTTCTGGAATATCTTGAGAACTATTCTCGCAACATTCTCTTTGTATAACCCGTCGAGCTGCATGTCGGCGATCCAATCATATATGTATCTGTCGCAGATGACTGTCTTTCCTAAAGCCGCTGGCAACTTAA
This window harbors:
- a CDS encoding class I SAM-dependent methyltransferase, which produces MKNLKAEMFNRKASDPKSKPDQILEALKLKSGQTVADIGAGGGYFSLRFADAVGREGRVFAVDIDPGFLEFIRDKSKEKGLDNIETILATEDALPLPRRSIDLVFMRNVTHHLPNRVDYFRKLRDVLKPEGRIAIIEYKHSGGFSFHKNVWAFCPERSHNGRDA
- a CDS encoding bile acid:sodium symporter family protein translates to MGLSRWVNDNLLVLVIIFAIIGVLFPQFSFLSNYVGLILFVMILGLGLTITLQDFVKVVNTPQKILAVLIVQYSAIPIIAFSLTYLARDRSTAMGILIIGSAPSEITSALMVYLAGGNLALATAIMGSSILVAPFIMPLLLSLLAGESVVIDTGGMLKELLLIVALPVIIGSLLRTKFQDLKKHEEQFYSLSSVMVILLIFTVASGNAEVILNMSIIWLAVLLLVLNLSGYLIGFITGKLVMPNGELKTYMFTIGMKEFGVGAAVALQFFDPEVALPSTVYGIIMLITAPILVRIIKR
- the rfbB gene encoding dTDP-glucose 4,6-dehydratase, whose protein sequence is MRLLVTGGMGFIGSNFIRYILTQRRDVEVVNLDCLSMGSNRANLADLAECERYKFIRGDITDSRLLGEILSGVDVVVNIAAETHVDRSIADPVPFFRSNCLGVFTLLEAARRLHVKVLQVSTDEVYGDIVEGSFREEDRLRPSSPYSATKACGDMLALAYHRTYGLDLTVVRCTNNYGPYQFPEKLIPKTIIRASKGLTIPVYGTGQNVRDWIYVIDFCDALEKLLDCGKPGEVYNVSSGVELQNIEVVKAILKVMGMPEGLITFVEDRPGHDVRYSLDSSKIRRELGWEPKHRFEEALEATVRWYSANKQWWDPLVNDEVLGITPWKHEH
- a CDS encoding NAD-dependent epimerase/dehydratase family protein, encoding MPEKVLVTGGAGLVGSECCRVFSEAGYEVISVDNYMRGKIFGGEANTRDTIANLLKEYNIEHHEMDLRDEKIIPLIRKADAIIHTAAQPSHPKSIEIPLEDFQINAWGTLFLLENIRKHNKDAVFIFCSTNKVYGDTPNYFCYKKVGKRFEPIDPTLRDGFNETLRIDRCMHTPFGVSKVAGDLYTQEYALLYGLKTGVFRMGCITGGAAKAVEMHNWEPYFIRKALTGEVLTIYGYGGYQVRDVIHARDLAELFYEFVKNPRRGEVYNVGGSRDNSISLLESFDLIEKITGRKINSRMEAEREGDHIWWISNINKAKSHYPGWRVKRSLEEIFKEIYEVLREALESGRKRDDG